The following proteins are encoded in a genomic region of Larus michahellis chromosome 30, bLarMic1.1, whole genome shotgun sequence:
- the TMEM147 gene encoding LOW QUALITY PROTEIN: BOS complex subunit TMEM147 (The sequence of the model RefSeq protein was modified relative to this genomic sequence to represent the inferred CDS: inserted 2 bases in 2 codons), which produces MTLFHFGNCFALAYFPYFITYKCSGLSEYSAFWRCVQAGATYVLVQLGKMLFLATFFPTWEGPSGGYDLVGEFLRATVDVADLGGLQLALGRGGGRGELRILVAALGWASAELLTSRCVPLWVGARGXEFDWRHLQMGLDSNISLARHVAAAALLWASGRHDLPPXLRLPLGGLLAAAAYEGFLTGWAGQALGLGPWGALGLRALGAAALGLGALRLLVPLLPPP; this is translated from the exons ATGACGTTGTTTCACTTCGGGAATTGCTTCGCCCTCGCGTATTTCCCCTATTTCATCACCTACAAGTGCAGCGGGCT GTCGGAGTACAGCGCCTTTTGGCGGTGCGTCCAGGCGGGGGCCACTTACGTACTGGTGCAACTGGGAAAG atgCTGTTTTTGGCCACCTTCTTCCCCACCTGGGAGGGGCCGTCGGGGGGGTACGACCTGGTGGGG gagttCCTTCGGGCGACGGTGGACGTGGCCGACCTGGGGGGGCTTCAGCTGgccctgggccgggggggggggcggggggagctgcgCATCCTGGTGGCCGCCCTGGGCTGGGCCAGCGCCGAGCTCCTCACCTCCCG gtgcgTCCCCCTGTGGGTGGGGGCGCGGG TGGAGTTCGACTGGCGGCACCTTCAGATGGGGCTGGACTCCAACATCAGCCTG gctcgacacgtggcggcggcggcgctgctgtGGGCTTCGGGGCGCCACGACCTGCCCC CGCTGCGCCTGCCCCTGGGGGGGCTCCTGGCAGCCGCCGCCTACGAGGGCTTCCTCACCGG GTGGGCGGGGcaggcgctggggctggggccctggggggcgctggggctgcgggcgctgggggcggcggcgctggggctgggggccctGCGGCTGCtcgtccccctcctgccccccccctgA